Proteins from a genomic interval of Gluconacetobacter diazotrophicus PA1 5:
- a CDS encoding RbsD/FucU family protein: protein MLIGISSLLTPDVLYALAAMGHGDRVAIVDANFPAERIARRLNRLPAIPVPPVLDAILKLLPLDGFVDDPAVSMQQVGDPDAVPEAVADIDATLRAHGHAASRRIERYAFYEETAHCFAVIQTGEGRPYGNVILAKGVIFADHPG from the coding sequence ATGCTGATCGGTATTTCGTCCCTGCTGACGCCGGATGTGCTGTATGCGCTGGCGGCGATGGGACATGGCGACCGCGTCGCGATCGTCGATGCGAACTTCCCGGCCGAGCGGATCGCCCGCAGGCTGAACCGCCTGCCCGCGATCCCGGTCCCGCCCGTGCTGGACGCCATATTGAAGCTGTTGCCGCTGGATGGCTTCGTCGATGATCCGGCCGTCTCGATGCAGCAGGTCGGCGACCCGGACGCCGTGCCCGAAGCGGTGGCGGACATCGACGCGACGCTGCGCGCACATGGCCACGCGGCATCGCGCAGAATCGAGCGTTACGCGTTTTACGAAGAAACCGCGCATTGCTTCGCCGTGATCCAGACCGGGGAAGGGCGTCCCTATGGGAACGTGATCCTCGCCAAGGGGGTCATCTTCGCGGATCATCCGGGATGA
- a CDS encoding fumarylacetoacetate hydrolase family protein, which translates to MKLLRFGEKGAERPGLLDEDGRVRDLSAHVPDIAGPALLPDTLARLARLVPGHLPLAPVDARIGPCVGSVGKFICIGLNYRDHAAETDSPIPEEPVIFNKWTSAIAGPYDDLCIPPGSTKTDWEVELGVVIGKGGRAIAEREARAHIAGYCVVNDLSEREWQLERGGTWDKGKGYDGFGPIGPWLVTTDDIEDPQTLPMWLEVDGHRYQNGNTRTMIFGVDTIVSYCSRFMSLQPGDIISTGTPPGVGLGQRPPVYLRPGQTVRLGIEGLGIQQQYVRGAA; encoded by the coding sequence ATGAAGCTTTTGAGATTTGGCGAGAAGGGGGCGGAGCGTCCCGGCCTGCTTGACGAAGACGGGCGGGTGCGTGATCTGTCGGCGCACGTGCCCGACATCGCCGGGCCGGCGCTGTTGCCGGATACCCTGGCGCGTCTGGCCCGGCTCGTGCCCGGCCACCTGCCGCTGGCGCCCGTGGATGCGCGTATCGGTCCGTGTGTCGGATCGGTCGGAAAATTCATCTGCATCGGCCTGAACTATAGGGATCACGCGGCCGAAACCGACAGCCCCATTCCGGAAGAGCCCGTTATCTTCAATAAATGGACCAGCGCCATCGCCGGGCCGTACGACGATCTTTGCATTCCCCCCGGCTCGACCAAAACAGACTGGGAGGTCGAGCTGGGGGTCGTGATCGGCAAGGGCGGACGCGCCATCGCGGAGCGTGAGGCCCGCGCGCATATCGCCGGCTATTGCGTGGTCAACGATCTCTCGGAACGCGAATGGCAGCTCGAACGGGGCGGAACGTGGGACAAGGGCAAGGGCTATGACGGTTTCGGGCCGATCGGCCCCTGGCTGGTCACGACGGACGACATCGAAGACCCGCAAACCCTGCCGATGTGGCTGGAGGTCGATGGCCACCGCTACCAGAACGGCAACACGCGGACCATGATCTTCGGCGTGGACACGATCGTGTCCTATTGCAGCCGGTTCATGAGCCTGCAGCCCGGCGACATCATCTCGACAGGAACACCCCCGGGCGTCGGGCTCGGCCAGCGGCCGCCGGTCTATCTCCGGCCGGGACAGACCGTGCGCCTGGGCATCGAGGGACTTGGGATCCAGCAGCAATATGTCAGGGGGGCGGCATGA
- a CDS encoding amidohydrolase family protein codes for MKIDAHRHVWRRASGIYGWLPPHSMIDRDFDLDMPRPGRDAADGIILVQAAASEIDTGFMLDQARAHPGLVRGVVGWAPLDDVHAPATVARLAAMPLIVGLRPMLQDIGDTDWILGDAVQPALYAMTEAGLVLDLLVTARHMNAMRVLAERHPGLTMVLDHAGKPPLRNGDLAQWKDHILDLSDHPAMNCKLSGLVTEAGDDWSVETLRPVIDHVLACFGPRRVMWGSDWPVVEMAGGYDAWRDASDALLASVGGEARAAIEGGTAARAYRLAGR; via the coding sequence ATGAAGATCGACGCGCATCGTCACGTCTGGCGCCGGGCGTCGGGCATCTATGGCTGGCTGCCGCCCCATTCGATGATCGACCGCGATTTCGACCTCGACATGCCGCGTCCGGGGCGCGATGCCGCCGACGGCATCATCCTGGTGCAGGCGGCGGCGAGCGAGATCGATACGGGCTTCATGCTCGACCAGGCGCGGGCCCATCCGGGCCTGGTGCGGGGCGTCGTCGGCTGGGCGCCGCTTGATGACGTGCACGCCCCCGCGACGGTGGCGCGTCTGGCCGCGATGCCGCTGATCGTCGGCCTGCGTCCGATGCTGCAGGATATCGGCGATACGGACTGGATTCTCGGGGACGCGGTCCAGCCGGCCCTGTATGCGATGACCGAGGCCGGGCTTGTGCTCGACCTGCTGGTGACGGCGCGCCACATGAATGCCATGCGCGTGCTGGCCGAACGGCATCCGGGCCTGACGATGGTCCTGGACCATGCCGGAAAGCCGCCGCTGCGCAACGGTGACCTTGCGCAGTGGAAAGACCATATCCTCGACCTGTCCGACCATCCCGCCATGAATTGCAAGCTGTCCGGACTGGTGACGGAGGCGGGCGATGACTGGAGCGTCGAAACCCTGCGTCCCGTGATCGACCATGTCCTGGCGTGCTTCGGGCCGCGACGGGTGATGTGGGGAAGCGACTGGCCCGTGGTCGAGATGGCAGGCGGCTATGACGCGTGGCGTGACGCAAGCGACGCGCTTCTGGCCTCGGTCGGAGGCGAGGCACGCGCCGCGATCGAAGGCGGGACGGCCGCCCGGGCCTATCGCCTCGCGGGGCGTTGA
- a CDS encoding Lrp/AsnC ligand binding domain-containing protein, with protein sequence MDDADRRILGYLQKDGRITNVELARLIHLSPAATLERVRKLEQAGIIQGYMARLDPEALQLGLLVFIQVTLDRTDPGLFDEFAKAIKSIPQVRECYMVAGGFDYLIKARVRDMGAYRNFLGKTLTRLPGVRQTHTYTVMEEVKAEAGLPLSI encoded by the coding sequence TTGGACGACGCGGATCGCAGGATTCTCGGCTATTTGCAGAAGGACGGGCGCATCACGAACGTCGAGCTCGCCCGCCTGATCCATCTCAGCCCGGCGGCGACCCTGGAGAGGGTGCGCAAGCTGGAACAGGCCGGGATCATACAGGGATATATGGCGCGCCTCGACCCCGAGGCGCTGCAACTGGGTCTGCTGGTCTTCATCCAGGTCACGCTGGACCGCACCGACCCGGGCCTGTTCGATGAATTCGCAAAGGCGATCAAGTCGATCCCGCAGGTCCGTGAATGCTATATGGTCGCCGGCGGGTTCGATTACCTGATCAAGGCCCGCGTCCGGGACATGGGCGCGTATCGCAATTTCCTTGGAAAGACGCTGACGCGCCTGCCGGGCGTCCGGCAGACCCATACCTACACGGTCATGGAGGAGGTGAAGGCCGAGGCCGGGCTTCCGTTGTCGATATGA
- a CDS encoding SDR family oxidoreductase, which yields MDLRLTGHVVIVTGGASGIGAAISEVLAEEGAVPAIVGKFAPDPHFMARLRARQPRASFHQADLTEDGACASAVRHIVETHGRIDGLVNNAGTNDSVSIEAGPDAFRRSLNANLVHCYTMLHHALPCLRDGGGSVVNIASKAALTGQGGTSGYAAAKGGMLSLTREWAVTLAADLIRVNAVIPSEVWTPQYDSWLDGFADREEKLRAVKARIPLGRRMTTPREIADSVVFLLSPVSSHTTGQWVVVDGGYIHLDRAF from the coding sequence ATGGATCTTCGCCTGACCGGGCATGTCGTTATCGTGACGGGCGGTGCCTCGGGGATCGGGGCCGCGATTTCGGAGGTGCTTGCCGAAGAGGGTGCGGTGCCCGCGATCGTGGGGAAATTCGCGCCCGATCCGCACTTCATGGCGCGCCTGCGCGCGCGGCAGCCGCGCGCGAGCTTTCATCAGGCGGACCTGACCGAGGACGGCGCCTGCGCGAGCGCCGTCCGTCATATCGTGGAAACGCATGGCAGGATCGACGGGCTGGTGAACAATGCCGGCACCAATGATTCCGTCAGCATCGAAGCGGGGCCGGATGCCTTCCGCCGGTCGCTGAACGCGAACCTGGTGCATTGCTATACCATGCTGCATCACGCGCTGCCCTGCCTGCGCGATGGGGGCGGCAGCGTCGTCAATATCGCGTCCAAGGCCGCGCTGACGGGGCAGGGCGGCACAAGCGGTTACGCGGCGGCGAAAGGGGGAATGCTTTCGCTGACCCGGGAATGGGCCGTGACGCTGGCCGCCGACCTGATCCGCGTGAACGCCGTCATTCCGTCCGAGGTCTGGACACCGCAATATGACAGTTGGCTCGACGGTTTTGCCGACCGGGAGGAAAAGCTCCGGGCGGTCAAGGCGCGCATCCCGCTTGGGCGGCGCATGACCACGCCGCGCGAGATCGCGGACAGCGTGGTCTTCCTGCTCTCACCCGTATCGTCGCACACCACGGGACAATGGGTCGTCGTGGATGGCGGCTACATTCATCTCGACCGCGCATTCTGA
- a CDS encoding FadR/GntR family transcriptional regulator: MAESGANRRLYQPIAQAILKLIEAGDVPPGRMLPPERELSVRFGVSRSTVREAIIALEVMGIVEVRVGAGVMVLAPATARSSLARTRLLEPDPELPVPIDLETEVPPFDLLQARLLIEPETAALAAQNAGPRERAMIEAAFRQNIADNARGSRTHPGDRLFHIRIAQASGNSAYELTIMLLLGHRYGDLFRRLQQLYTPQDMPGRSEHEHAAILEAILAADPPRAREAMRRHIQAVIGIFSRDT, encoded by the coding sequence ATGGCCGAAAGCGGCGCCAATCGCCGGCTCTACCAGCCGATTGCCCAGGCGATCCTGAAACTGATCGAGGCGGGCGACGTCCCGCCCGGACGGATGCTGCCGCCCGAGCGCGAACTGTCCGTCCGGTTCGGCGTCAGTCGCTCCACCGTGCGCGAGGCGATCATCGCGCTGGAGGTGATGGGCATTGTCGAGGTCCGGGTCGGCGCGGGCGTGATGGTGCTGGCGCCGGCGACGGCGCGTTCCAGCCTGGCGCGGACACGACTGCTGGAGCCCGATCCGGAACTGCCGGTGCCGATCGACCTGGAAACCGAGGTCCCGCCCTTCGACCTGCTGCAGGCGCGGCTGCTGATCGAACCGGAAACGGCGGCGCTGGCAGCGCAGAACGCGGGCCCGCGCGAGCGCGCGATGATCGAAGCGGCGTTCCGGCAGAATATCGCGGACAACGCCCGTGGGTCACGAACCCATCCGGGCGACCGCCTGTTTCACATCCGCATCGCGCAGGCCAGCGGCAACAGCGCCTATGAACTGACGATCATGCTGCTGCTGGGCCATCGCTATGGCGACCTGTTCCGCCGTCTCCAGCAGCTTTATACCCCCCAGGACATGCCCGGCCGTTCCGAACACGAACATGCGGCGATACTGGAGGCGATCCTGGCGGCCGACCCGCCGCGCGCGCGCGAGGCGATGCGCCGGCACATCCAGGCGGTGATCGGGATATTCTCGCGCGACACCTGA
- a CDS encoding SDR family oxidoreductase has protein sequence MRLAGKRALITAAANGIGRATVEAFIREGAGVIATDIDPGVMEAWGDFGPGGRALRLDVMDPAAIDDVARQVGPVDVLFNCAGTVQNGALLDCTDREWQFSFDLNVTAMFRMIRAFLPGMIAAGGGAIVNMASVASSLKGVADRCAYGASKAAVIGLTKSIATDYVRHNVRCNAVCPGTVETPSLRARVEALARARGTDLDAALGAFRARQPMGRLGTADEIAEAVVYLASDAAAFVTGSTLVIDGGFIN, from the coding sequence ATGCGACTGGCGGGCAAACGGGCTCTGATCACGGCGGCAGCCAACGGCATCGGTCGCGCGACCGTGGAGGCCTTCATTCGCGAGGGCGCGGGCGTGATCGCAACCGATATCGATCCCGGCGTGATGGAGGCATGGGGCGATTTCGGACCCGGGGGGCGCGCGTTGCGGCTGGATGTCATGGACCCGGCGGCGATCGACGACGTGGCGCGCCAGGTCGGTCCCGTCGACGTGCTGTTCAATTGTGCCGGCACGGTCCAGAACGGCGCGCTGCTCGACTGCACGGACCGGGAATGGCAGTTCTCGTTCGACCTGAATGTGACGGCGATGTTCCGGATGATCCGCGCCTTCCTGCCCGGCATGATCGCGGCCGGCGGCGGCGCGATCGTCAACATGGCCTCGGTCGCGTCGAGCCTGAAGGGCGTGGCGGACCGCTGCGCCTATGGTGCCTCGAAGGCGGCCGTGATCGGCCTGACGAAATCGATCGCGACGGACTATGTGCGTCACAATGTCCGCTGTAACGCCGTCTGCCCCGGTACCGTCGAAACCCCGTCGCTGCGCGCCCGGGTCGAGGCGCTGGCCCGTGCGCGCGGTACCGACCTGGACGCGGCACTGGGCGCCTTTCGCGCGCGCCAGCCCATGGGCCGCCTGGGCACCGCCGATGAAATCGCCGAGGCCGTAGTCTATCTGGCCTCCGACGCCGCCGCGTTCGTGACCGGCAGCACGCTGGTCATCGATGGCGGATTCATCAACTGA
- a CDS encoding LacI family DNA-binding transcriptional regulator → MKPAVPAMDRPDSDPPSIAQVAKATNCSVTTVRLVLNGQAGKYRISAATQKIVRDYVDLHGYCLNHAARSLKLRRTDTIGLVVPEIANPFFAGLMACLERLCAARGLVLLTASSGEMPAQEDRAIRELGTRGIDALIVVPCQAPRYGRLLGGAKDIPVVLLDRAYTGAPYTVIASDNFGECVALTDAILDAGEQPHFICANERLPSIGDRIAGFGAACRKRRIRNWRARVHCADQDSIHSAGTIVDALLAQGGPPRALICSSLLMLQGTMERLKLRLGQLPPDITFGTFDDHFMLDFLPNHTFAIRQDADMLAALALDYLDQHPTGPDGPGRVLAPCTFVQRPARR, encoded by the coding sequence ATGAAACCCGCCGTTCCCGCCATGGACCGACCCGACAGCGACCCGCCATCCATCGCGCAGGTGGCCAAGGCCACCAACTGCTCGGTCACCACGGTCCGGCTCGTCCTGAACGGACAGGCTGGAAAATACCGGATCAGCGCCGCCACGCAGAAGATCGTTCGCGATTATGTCGATCTGCATGGGTATTGCCTCAACCATGCGGCGCGAAGCCTCAAGCTGCGCCGGACCGATACGATCGGCCTGGTCGTGCCGGAGATCGCCAATCCGTTCTTTGCCGGGCTGATGGCCTGCCTGGAACGATTGTGCGCGGCCCGCGGACTGGTGCTGCTGACCGCGTCGTCCGGCGAAATGCCGGCGCAGGAGGACCGCGCGATCAGGGAACTGGGCACCCGTGGGATCGATGCCCTGATCGTCGTACCATGCCAGGCGCCCCGCTACGGGCGCCTTCTTGGCGGCGCGAAGGACATTCCGGTGGTCCTGCTCGATCGCGCCTATACGGGCGCCCCCTATACCGTCATCGCCAGCGACAATTTCGGCGAATGCGTTGCCCTGACCGATGCGATCCTCGATGCCGGGGAGCAGCCGCATTTCATCTGCGCGAATGAACGCCTGCCGAGCATCGGCGATAGAATCGCGGGATTCGGCGCGGCATGCCGGAAACGACGCATCCGGAACTGGCGCGCCCGGGTCCATTGCGCGGATCAGGACAGCATCCACAGCGCGGGAACGATCGTCGACGCGCTGCTGGCGCAGGGCGGCCCACCCCGTGCCCTGATCTGCTCCTCCCTCCTGATGCTGCAAGGGACCATGGAGCGCCTGAAGCTCCGTCTCGGGCAGTTGCCGCCGGATATCACCTTCGGAACATTCGACGATCATTTCATGCTCGATTTTCTGCCGAACCACACATTTGCCATTCGCCAGGACGCGGACATGCTGGCCGCACTGGCGCTGGACTATCTCGATCAGCATCCGACCGGACCCGACGGTCCCGGCCGTGTGCTTGCCCCCTGCACGTTCGTTCAACGCCCCGCGAGGCGATAG
- a CDS encoding L-fuconate dehydratase — MTRITGLRVFDIRFPTSARLDGSDAMNPDPDYSAAYVTLQTDDPQIEGYGLTFTIGRGNELCCAAISALAPLVVGLDLDWIRENPGRFWRHVTGDSQLRWVGPDKGVIHMATGAVVNAVWDLWARAEGKPVWQLVAEMSPAELVRAIDFRYLTDCITPEEALDRLTDRAAGKRARIETLLADGYPCYTTSAGWLGYDDDKLRGLCRDAVRAGFAHIKLKVGQNLADDVRRVWIAREEIGPDRRLMIDANQVWERDQAIEWVRALSFANPWFIEEPTSPDDVEAHRAIREAVAPVAVATGEMCQNRVMFKQFIMRQAIDVVQIDSCRVGGMNEILAILLMADKYGLPVCPHAGGVGLCEYVQHFSMIDYAAISGSMAGRVIEYVDHLHEHFTDPCVVRGARYMPPLAPGFSVRMKADTLRTFLHRAP; from the coding sequence ATGACCCGGATCACCGGCCTGCGCGTGTTCGATATCCGCTTTCCGACATCCGCCCGGCTCGACGGGTCGGACGCCATGAATCCGGACCCGGACTATTCCGCCGCCTATGTGACCCTCCAGACCGACGATCCGCAGATCGAGGGATACGGGCTGACCTTCACCATAGGCCGGGGCAACGAACTGTGCTGCGCAGCCATCAGCGCGCTGGCGCCGCTTGTCGTCGGCCTGGACCTGGACTGGATCAGGGAAAATCCGGGACGATTCTGGCGCCATGTGACGGGTGACAGCCAGTTGCGCTGGGTCGGCCCGGACAAGGGCGTGATCCATATGGCGACCGGCGCGGTGGTGAACGCGGTGTGGGACCTGTGGGCGCGGGCCGAGGGAAAACCCGTCTGGCAACTGGTGGCGGAGATGTCGCCCGCCGAACTGGTCCGCGCGATCGACTTCCGCTACCTGACCGATTGCATCACGCCCGAGGAGGCGCTGGACCGCCTGACCGATCGTGCCGCCGGAAAGCGGGCGCGCATCGAGACGCTGCTTGCCGATGGTTATCCCTGCTACACGACATCGGCCGGCTGGCTCGGTTATGACGACGACAAGCTGCGCGGCCTCTGTCGCGATGCCGTGCGGGCGGGATTCGCCCATATCAAGCTCAAGGTCGGGCAGAATCTGGCGGATGATGTCCGCCGGGTATGGATCGCGCGTGAGGAAATCGGTCCCGACCGCCGGCTGATGATCGACGCGAACCAGGTCTGGGAACGGGACCAGGCGATCGAATGGGTTCGTGCGCTGTCCTTCGCCAACCCGTGGTTTATCGAAGAACCCACGTCACCGGACGACGTGGAGGCGCATCGCGCGATCCGCGAAGCCGTCGCGCCCGTCGCGGTGGCTACCGGCGAGATGTGCCAGAATCGCGTGATGTTCAAGCAGTTCATCATGCGCCAGGCCATCGACGTGGTCCAGATCGACTCGTGCCGGGTGGGGGGGATGAACGAAATCCTGGCAATCCTGCTGATGGCCGACAAATACGGCCTGCCGGTCTGCCCCCATGCGGGGGGGGTCGGATTGTGCGAATATGTCCAGCATTTTTCGATGATCGACTACGCCGCGATTTCCGGAAGCATGGCGGGCCGTGTAATTGAATATGTCGATCATCTGCATGAACATTTCACCGATCCCTGCGTGGTGCGCGGCGCACGGTACATGCCGCCGCTGGCACCGGGTTTTTCGGTCCGCATGAAAGCCGACACGCTGCGCACCTTCCTGCATCGGGCCCCGTAG
- a CDS encoding sugar ABC transporter ATP-binding protein produces MTDNQGSADDAPDVPDLLVATGITKRFPGVLALDGVNFHLRAGEVHALCGENGAGKSTLMKILSGLYIPDEGTLYFRGQPCRFGSIQDAQDAGIAMIHQELNLVPDLTVAENIFLAREPRRGPFVDRAKMAAQARGILDRLGVDIEPDAQVKSLSVARQQMVEIAKALSLDADVLIMDEPTSSLTEAETTQLFRVMNELKRQGVGIVYISPRLDEFRHIVGRVAIFPAGKYVKTQPFEAISIDEIVRLKIGRDLRDKFPERISVPDDQILLDVRGLTRLPAFRDVSFSLRRGEILGFAGLMGAGRTEVARTIFGAEPAQAGDIILDGRRLDIRSPIDAIAHGIAYLSEDRKFDGLAIGMSVAHNITLAHIHDVSNAFGLIRADREREVARQSVASLDIRTPSVSQPVRLLSGGNQQKVVIGKWLYRESRILFFDEPTRGIDVGAKFAIYKLIDALAARGIGIVVISSELPEILGLTDRVVVFHEGSITGVLDTKTTNQEEIMSYASGIKNSSAA; encoded by the coding sequence ATGACAGACAACCAAGGCAGCGCCGACGACGCGCCGGATGTGCCGGACCTGCTGGTCGCAACAGGGATCACCAAGCGGTTCCCGGGTGTGCTGGCGCTGGACGGCGTGAATTTTCATCTGCGCGCGGGCGAGGTGCATGCGCTCTGCGGTGAAAACGGCGCCGGCAAATCGACATTGATGAAGATCCTGTCCGGCCTGTACATTCCGGATGAGGGAACGCTGTATTTCCGGGGCCAACCCTGCCGCTTCGGCTCGATCCAGGACGCGCAGGATGCCGGGATCGCCATGATCCATCAGGAACTGAACCTGGTTCCCGACCTGACCGTGGCCGAAAACATCTTTCTCGCCCGCGAACCCCGGCGCGGGCCCTTTGTCGATCGGGCAAAGATGGCCGCGCAGGCGCGCGGAATCCTTGACAGGCTCGGCGTCGATATCGAACCGGACGCGCAGGTCAAATCCCTGTCGGTCGCGCGGCAGCAGATGGTGGAAATCGCCAAGGCCCTGTCGCTGGACGCCGATGTGCTGATCATGGACGAGCCCACCTCGTCCCTGACCGAGGCCGAGACGACGCAGTTGTTCCGCGTGATGAACGAACTGAAGCGCCAGGGCGTCGGCATCGTCTATATTTCCCCCCGTCTTGACGAATTCCGTCATATCGTCGGTCGCGTCGCCATATTCCCGGCCGGAAAATATGTCAAGACTCAGCCTTTCGAGGCGATCAGCATCGACGAGATCGTGCGGCTAAAGATTGGGCGCGATCTGCGCGACAAATTTCCCGAACGGATTTCGGTCCCCGATGATCAGATCCTGCTGGATGTCCGTGGCCTGACGCGTCTTCCGGCCTTTCGCGACGTCAGCTTTTCATTGCGGCGTGGAGAAATTCTCGGCTTTGCCGGCCTGATGGGCGCCGGCCGGACCGAGGTCGCGCGCACGATCTTCGGTGCGGAGCCCGCGCAGGCGGGTGACATCATCCTGGACGGCAGGCGGCTGGACATCAGGTCGCCGATCGACGCGATCGCCCACGGCATCGCCTATCTGTCCGAGGACAGGAAGTTCGACGGCCTGGCGATCGGCATGTCGGTCGCGCATAATATCACGCTTGCGCATATCCACGATGTGTCCAATGCGTTCGGCCTTATCCGGGCCGATCGGGAACGGGAAGTCGCGCGCCAGTCGGTCGCCTCGCTCGATATCCGGACGCCGTCGGTTTCGCAGCCGGTACGCCTGCTGTCGGGCGGGAACCAGCAGAAGGTGGTCATCGGCAAGTGGCTGTACCGGGAATCGCGCATCCTGTTCTTCGACGAGCCGACGCGCGGTATCGATGTCGGCGCGAAGTTTGCCATCTACAAGCTGATCGACGCGCTGGCCGCGCGCGGAATCGGCATCGTCGTGATTTCCTCGGAACTGCCGGAGATCCTGGGCCTGACGGATCGGGTCGTGGTGTTTCACGAGGGAAGCATAACAGGCGTCCTGGACACGAAAACAACCAATCAAGAAGAGATCATGTCCTATGCTTCAGGCATCAAAAACAGTTCCGCAGCATGA